The nucleotide sequence gtgttttgtttatgtttttgtGATAAGTGATGTTATGATCTCATGTTTAGATGAAACCGATTAGAATCCGCATGATTGtgaactagggccggttagattatgTTGTTTGTGATTAGTCTTCGGATTGATTTCAGATAATCAGGTTCTGTATGAATGATAATCggataggttgcatgctagttcgATGATATGTGTATGACCCGGTTTAGATTTGTGTGATAATCCGATTTTTGATTTGATGCTGTTATGATCATACTAAATGGTGATGATTTAAAgatattatgaatatgattgaatgttgaataatcattgtttgatctgatttccgaaactgcctaagttgtttgctagaatcacggaaagattgttacaggaattatggaaaccagttacacacacggttgcgactcggaaccactcattgcgagtcggaaccccactcgagaccacaacagcacaagccgagaccatggttgcgagtcccgttgcgactcgtaaccagaccatgatgatcgagatcaccagttgcgactcgcaacctcctgttgcgactcgtaatctccggctgtgactcgtaaccaccggttgcgactcgagatcgctggttgcgactcgagacctcctttgcacgtacactgttttgggcctacactgtcacgggcccaaccttatgactgttatgttattggacttgtttacatagttgctagttggactgcttatgttaattgggccgactacttggactcgttacttgatatgaactgctgatacgtttatatGATTTgtcatgatcatacttgataccatacgtgatacaaacgtgctacatacgaacctaacttgcatagtaaccatgataggacgtggttgattccttacttgtatacttgagcattatactgtctgccgagcaaacccaggtgagttcacactcctactaaggcatgggattcccgggtcgtgggaatgggataaaggttacactTGACTAAGAACgaacatatgcttttcctagactatcacctaccatggtcctcggatgtcaggacggttccgtaggttaggataacacctacgtggtcatatgccaattactgcctcggatgtcaggcacgcacgtaaaacctacgtgtacgcattacttacttctatcctcggtacaaaggatacgtacgtgaaacccacgtacacccccgcgtctcctatcctcggttgtgaaggatacgtacgtaaaacctacgtacaccccatacgcgctactgttctcggaagaagaacagggatgatacgagtagttgatacgaatagtctagtggtcacataacatgggaagcccccacctatataacttactatcggcccagtagagccaccctttacttactgttacgcacttacttactgtgaactcgctcaactagtttgttgatcattctgttacatgccttgcagatcgttaggtacatggagcttgcacaaggaggagccggtcgttgtggacaaggatcgtaatactctgttggacacttatgacatttcagtatatttaatttgggtttataacaatgcttccgctacttaaacaatgcttggttttgaaacatcgatcatgtcatgatgaactactttaatgacttttaatattattaaatgctatgtttgatatgattgatggcttgatcctggtcatgtcacgctcccaagcggtggtactccgcgtgtggattttgggggtgtgacacacatggtctcgagtcgggtccttgttgttttcGAGTCGCATACATACACGCATACGtatacacatagcacatagtcacatagaaTGTACACACATAAATCATATAATTTAACGATTCAATTAGTCATATATGTTCAAACACGTTACATCAAGATACAtcaaaggttctaaatttcgagttgtcacacttgtcattcccaaattatttctcacacttctcacaaaagttggactttttacaggatcctctacctatatatatatataggataaggatcatgtgagaagtgataggctagttgagaaacttgagaaacattctggaccacacatttttctaagcctttcgtaatatacacatatgtatagtttaaaattgactatatacatatgtgtataactcaatatacatatatgtatatagtcaattttaaactatacatatgtgtatattacgaaaggcttagaaaaatgtgtggtccagaatgcttctcaagtttctcatatatagtggacttctcttaggatccctaccctatatatatatatatacatatagggttagggtaaaatgaaaatttatacgagttgtgagaacttagagaactcggctTACGAAAGGTACTTTCAAAAaacatttttaccaaaaattctaaaaaaatcaacatgtccaaaaaaatataaaaaaataaaaattagttttttttttcatttacaacAGTCGTAAATGCTGTAAAAAGTGATGTTATGCTTATATCATCAATTTTTTCAGCTACTATATGTTATACGTTTTGGTTATTTTTTCCGAGTTAACTCGCCGCAATGTATGTgtatggttcaacgtttttacgtctataTTTGTTTCGTTTAACAGTCCCGTCGTAAAATGCAGGTCCTAAATACTAATTCTCATACAGATAACTCAAATCTGTTAACACAAACGATATGATCCCTCATAGAGGGGACTTTGAACTCTGTAATGGTAAGCTAATAAAATATCGTCGATAAAGGTTAGATTCACAGAATGTGTATCTTTAAGGATACGTGGGTTCAGTCCACACCTTATTTTTGCTTTGATGAAAGGATACCATACCCGACTTGAGCATTAACATTCTTTCCAACATATCACACGTCATATGTCAGCTAGTTGGCCTAAGAGTAACCATGTGGTCAAAGTCTCAAACCATACATTTTTTAGTTTGACTATTCTCTTTGACATTCTCTATAGATACTACTACCTGGTAAAAGGTAAACATATTTTCATGCAACAACTTTTAAGAAGCCGATACATTATCTCACGCCAGACGGTGGTCACTTAAAGAACCTTCTTCCTGGTGCGAAGCTAACGGTGTCTGTCTTGCAAAGATTAGTGATCTATAATTTATGAAGCATTCGAGCCAAGGATAATCCAAAGAGAACCACTTGAAGCCATGGAACCGTTCATGACCTATCAGGGTATTTGTTTCTTCAGTCCTCTTGGTATTACATTTACAATACAATGAGCTAATAAAGGACAAACCTAACAATGTACACGACAAGTCGAGACTTCCTTTAACCTACACCTTGATAACCCATGCACACATAGTTTGTGTTGCCTTCGTTCATATGTAAGATCTACCAACTTCGTGTTTCTTTTTGCTTATTCCAAGTATTTCAAGTGTCATCATAACCAGAGGTGTCAGTTTTCAACATGACATGGAAAGAATCGTTTTATGAACAGTAAACAAACCGTGATCTTTTAACCCATTATTCTTTACAACAAGCCAACCCCATTAACATGTTCACACACCACCTATTAACTCGTTTGATACATTTAGATAAATGGGTTATAAGGCCATGTCCAAGTTACACGATTCTAAGCGTGTGCGAATGATGGTTGATGTTTGTAACATGaggaaaaatatatatgttaaaaataTTCAACCAACCGGCTCGAAATCGTCAATCCCAACACAATTCATAATTCTGTAATACAGTATCTTTAAAACTCACACCGAACCCCGTTTAAAACCGGCCCGAGGGCCCTTGAGGTCGCGGGTTCGAAACCTGGTAGCCCCAAGCTCTTCGTTCCCCTCGAGTTGGCAAGGTATTCACCGCCAGGCAGCGTTGTCGGGTCACTAGCTTGGGATGTGGGATCACTTCCGCAGTCAAGGGTACCGTGCATCTACCCTTTTTAAACTCAAACAGAAACATGGCCCAGCCCTAACATAGTAACAGCTACCTTTACCATTTTCATTAAAAATAAAGacaatgaaaatgagtttttcattttttttctgtGACTGACGTATATTGATCCTAATAAACATTTCCTAACAGGCTAACACCACTATAGCATTTATTGAATAAATAAACATTTCCATACTGGTTGTAACATATGTTTATTACGTGTAACAAGTATTGCTACATTACCAATTAACCCACCTGCTAGCATTAAAACTTGTACTTCAACCTCTAGCATTGGCATCTACAGATAAACAGTTGTGCATGCCGCCAAAAGCGTTGTATCCTTTTGGGTTTGGAATACAGTTACTCAGCATCTGGGCAGTCGTCAAGGAACTGCTTTACGACTTGTCGCTCATCGGTTGTTAGATCAAAATCATCACTAAGCAATCTCTCCCACAATGCAGTGCTTAAGCTCTCTGGATCATCATCACTTACCTTTATCATCAGTAAACAGTTGGCTTCATCATCAATAGATTATTTGGAGAATGTGATCGATCATTACCGAAAGTGAATCATACCTGGAGGTAGTTGTTGATGTTCCCTTTGTCATCGACCGGAGTTAACAGTTCATGTTTATTGGTCACCCATTCACCATCGACGATGTATTTGTACTCGTAACGCCCTTCctgttatatatgtatataaataacAGGAATGAGACAGAGCTTTATGCCCATTTGAAAAAGCTCAAAagctaaataatattataaaactCAATTCTTTTCTAAGTAGAAATATTACCGGCAGATCTCTATGAAGAGTCCACGAGCCTTGACTCTCAATATATTTCAGTGGAATTCTCTGCAACAAACCCATAGTGTTAGCGGTTAATACAGTTAAGCAGATGTTTTGTACACTAATAATGAAATATCTTTACATGAGATAACTGAAACCATAACAAGACTATAAGTTACCTGACCCCACCCAATATCAAGTCCAGATATTTCGACGGAAGAACATTCAGCGCCCTTCCATGTCAACGTCACAGGTTTCCTTTTTAGGCCTGTAAGCTGGAAAAACGGTTCGCTTCAAGATCAATCGATTAACAATGTAACACAGTGCTAGAATGAAAGTACGATCAAATAATCAAAAAGTACGCCACACAAGAGCACAAGAATGTCACAAAGCAGAAAAATTAGATAGAACTGAATCCTTCATGAAATAAGAGCTTGAATGACTCACAATATCGACCGTGGCACTTTTTATAGCATCCATTTTGGGAAAACAAGAACGCTTACTCTGCACAGAAAGGATAGGGAGTTACAATCTAATGATGTATACACAGTTAATCATGAGAACTTAATGAAATGATAAATAGATTCACCAGTAGCAAAGTGAGTGCATCATTCAGTTTATAATCTTGAACCCAGAACATGTATGCCAACTGTAAATCATAGAAATCACATTAGTAATATTCCCATGATATAGTATGCTTTAAAAGCGTTGCGAGTGAATATGACCTAGAATATGTATATTTATTATGGGTTGGGTTCATTttagaactctaaataactacagaactttcagaactcctaataaacaatcattttatatatattgttttgtatttaagatctttttatcatctattatatgtatttctttgattacatacatgttaaaagtagtttacatatgtgtaattataaaattacatataaaaaatgataaagttactcttaacatgtatgtaatcataagaatacacataataaatgataaaattatcctaaacataagaatatataaataaaaagattgtttattaggagttctgcgagttctgtaaatatttatggttctgaaatgatcatTACCCTATTTATTATAATAGGGATAATTATGAGTGTAAGATATATTGATCATATTATAATTTGTACCTAATGAAAAGGGTAAATATGAAATTTTAAATACTATATGATATTTATTTTTGTTGGTTACGcaaatatgacattatgcaaaGAGGAACATATGAAATTGACCTAATTATATACAGAAAAACACCCAGAGAGAGAAGTCAAGAAGAAGTTAAGATGTTCGTAGGCATACCGCAGTTCCAGGAGCTCTTCCAAGCCCAGCTGTACAATGTATATAAGCTATTCCGCCATTTCGGTTGATGGCTTTATGCAGTTTGCTCACAACACACGGAAGCCTTAGCCTCAAATCAAATGCATCAAAGTCCCTGCTCCATACACAGCTGACATCAGTATATATTCCAAACACTCTTTATGTCATATATTTTCTCCTATGAACTGACGATGTCTGAAGCGTCACGGAAATGATACCAAAGAGTAAAACAGATTTTAATTCAAATCATATCCAACCTTATTTCTGCGCGTAAGTGTTCAATGTCATCGAAAGTGCTAGCATACTCGCGAATAGCTTCAATGTCCACACTAAAATATCTGGAATACAAGTAAAGGGAAAATAAAATATGTCCCTCTCTAGCTGTGCGTTTAACGTTTACTAGTATGTACCATATACACATAATAAATTGATGTAAGAAAAAGCCAGCTAATTATTTGCTTCATAAAAAGATAATTATATAGCAAGTGCTTTTGGATACTCAAGATCTGAATTCTGTTGCAAGCAATAAATGGTTTTTACCCCAATACTCCGAAGCTTGTCAACGTCTGCAGGAGTCTGTCATTTGGGTGAAACAAGTCAGTTTCAATTAGGTGttttaaacgggtcgtgtttgtAGGTTGGCtagttcaacccgacccgaacccaaaaGCTTTAGATGAACCCAAACCCGAAAAtcgtgtcatacatatgaacccgaataTTCGCAGGTTGACccaaacacgacccgttcaacccgaatatacttattttttaattttttttccacaaattaatatattaaaattaaatttactcaaaaAACACAAATGCATACAATACAATTACATTTAAATTACAAAATCTTATctcaatttctctttttaagtaataattatagcataaaatacacacccaatttaatttatgacataaaacatattgtaaaagtatataatataatataaatgggtCAACCCGACAGGTACacccgaacctgacccatttggcCAAACGGGTTCGCAGGTTCAACTTGAAACTTACCCGAACCcctttagactaaacccaaacccgtgaatttcgtgttaggttcgtgtcgtgtattgGGGGCGTGACAGAAATTCACACCCTTAGTTTCAATGCGACACGAACCTGTTGAGACCCACCCCTTTTGCCCGGCTTAGTATCACATCTAAGTCTTGGAGAAAGGAAATTTACCTGCAGACATGACCCGACGATCAAATCCGGAGTAATAAAATTGTAGTTCATTCCAAGTTCATGCCTATACGTCAAGACTGAAATCAACATATTAGTGACAAATTATTAGTGAAAGATATATTTGTACAAATCATTATTATGAAGTGACTAACCAGCCCCCATTGCTTCAGTCATGTTATTACTATAAATGTCAGATTTCTCTTCACTCTCTTTTGTATCTTCCGTGCTGACACCGGATGTTGAACTAGGTGTTGCCTGCATAACCAAAAGCATATAATTAGGTTATATTAAATAATGTTCGCTAAAATTTATATCTTTGCACTAAAGATCTGCATGCACTTTAGCAATTACAGTTCTTTCTAAAAGTTAATACAATCACTTCAACCATTGATATTTTTAAGGTTTAATTACTGAGTCACGTTCAGTTCCAAGTGACAAATGATACTTAGGCTTTGAAATTAATTTGGTCATTTTgagcaatttttttttttcatagatAGTCATTTTGGCCGTTCAAATAAAAAGTCATTTTGATCGACTTTTTAAAAGTGAATGAATGGTTAGACACCAAAGAAAAAAAAGACACTTTTAAAGCTTAGGCGTCAGAATCTCAATAGTTAAACAATATTCCCCGCACCATTTTGCATTTCTAGCCCAACACCGCACCGTTTTTGGTTCAGGTCTGCCGTGATTGGTTGCAAGGTTGCCTCATCTTTTACTAGTTCAAAGGACAAAACGacaccaatggggtggtggtggtCCACTGGCAAAGACGACAGagattaaaagaaatttgtcgttcaaaaaaaggACAAAACGGCGCAATTATGGATTTTCAAGGCCAAAATCACACCATTTACTATTTACAAGTCCACGTGGCATCTTTTAATTGGCTATATTTTCATCTGATCATTTATAACCTTGATGAAACTGTCATGATGGCATTACATATTTTTTTTGAATGCTAACGTTACTCTCTCAAACTCCTATATTTACAAACAACTCACCCTTGCTTAGGATTGAACCCAAGTCCTTCCACTAAGAGACAAATAGTAGTCGTTTCAAACATacaccacaaaaaaaaaaaaaaaaaaaaaaaaaaaaaaaaaaaaaaacaccataaaCAATGAATAACAATTCAAATCCAATCAATAATCAATAAGTACCAATGAACAAGTTCAAATCCAAGTATACTAAACGAGCTAACCTGCATCAAACAAATCTGGCGAAAAGCAGTAGCATTCATCAACCGCTTCTCTCGATGATTCATCTAAACACACAAAACTTACAGTTACATCCAAATCAACAGCAATAAGCATACATTAACAGTATAATCCGCAGAAATGATTGCTAAAATGAGATTACCGCCAATTTAACAAAACATGTATGACTTGCCGATTGGAATTTGAACTTTCGCGAAGACATAATCGAATTACATGATCTGAAATCGAAAATGATGAAATGTGTACACAATTATTGTGATTATTTGATGAATTATGACTGAAATTAGCGGAAATTGAAACAAACCTTGGGAGATTTTGAAGGCAATTCATGATTAAAGTGAACGAaacggaagaaatctgagaagcTCAGTTGTAGATATTTTTATGGGTATTtgtttataatataatataattggtTTGGAGTAATAAAGGGATCGTCTTTCTCAATATTCTCTAAAATGCCATTCCTTTTTCCCCTGTGATGAAGACATGTGCACGTGACACGGTGCTTTTCAACAAGACGACACGTGCGGCCACACACGAAGGGTGTGCCGGGTGGGTGGGTGGAGCAAGGAGGAGCATGGTACCTGTTTGGTTCCAAATCGAACAGGGAAAATAGGTACCGTACCGAATATACTGGTACTGAAAAACGGGGAAAATGAGTATCGGTACCGAACCATGGTACGGTACCGGTACacagtaccaaatgctcatccctagagTGAGGTGGGGTGGTTGAGTAAGTTTATCTCGCGATAACACCACCGCCAACACTTGGGTAACTGTGGTGATTGAGTTTAAGCAGTGAGTAGTCATCGAAGAGGGAAGAGGAGAGAGATGGGTTAATGTTGGGCCCCACTCCCTTTTAACCAACCATggtattttctttttttaaaggAAAAATTATTTAGGTGAGTCACCTCTTATGATTGAGTGTAAAATAGGGAATGGAGATGGAAGTTGGCATGGCCTGCTTTGATTGGCTTTGGTGGGAATTTACCCCTCCTCATAAGGTGATCACCCATCTCACCCTAAAATCTTAATTTCACACCCtgaatacgggtcgtataacttTATATGATTCGTACATAATATTCGGACATGACAAATATTGGGTTGTATAATATTATACGACTCGTATAAATTGAGAAATATTAGGTAGTATAACATTCTATACGGGTCATATAATATTATAGGGGTCCTATAATGTATACATAGAAACAAAAAAAATCTCTGACATTTTTTTGTGCAATAATCAGTTATACGCCCCGTATAAcactatacgggccgtatacatgTAGGGGTGTGAAAATACGATTTTACAGGTGTAGGAAAAAGCCTTAAGTTAAACCGTTTAGCCCTAATCTTACTCTTCACAACCGAGTTTTTCGACTAATCGAAGTCAAATGTAATTTATTTAAATATGTTATATGTTATTTGACTTATACCGGTTATCACCCTTACACTTAAGGGCTCAACGTCTCATCGGGGCGATGTTTAACACTCAAACACGCTATTTATAACGTTAAGCCCTAACACATAGCCATGATTTTTTATCAATAATTTTCCTTTCAAGCATCCATCACCTTTccaaataataaacaaagtatAGCTTGCAGTCATTCAAAAATTGTAACAAGTTAACAATATGGATTTGTAAAAGCCTAAGTACAATTTGGGTCATTCAAATATGTGATACATTGATTAAAAGGCTTTTGCAAACCCAAAATTGTAACAAGTTAACAATTTGTTGACCACAAATCACAATTGCCAAGTGACAGCCTATACAACAACATACATCATTACGTTGGACAAACAATTAGAGGTAGCTGATTGTGTTACTGTTATTTTTTGCTTATCATTAccaaaactaaaaaaacaaaatttctcATTGTTTTTCTTGGTTGTACATGAATCCAAGGTATCTTTATTTTGCTTAGAAAAATATCGTGTATTAAGAACCTTAGAATAATTTTTATATGTAAACGAATCAGTTGAGAAATTCATGATTAGGAGCtacattttttattttaatgtaaTTTAATATCTACATAAGTAACGGAACGTTTCTTTTATTTCAAGGTTCATGtttaaatgtatttttttttttcaaaaaataaaaaaacatatcaTTTCTCAACATAAATATTCATAAAAAGATTTAAGGGTGTGTTGATGACTATTGAACCCATATATTATTGTTGCCTTtgattgtaatttaaattttcctacccggggAATATTTCATGTTCTGAATTTGCTTTCAAACGTCGTTGTTATGTGTGgtaatattttattgttttatactCTTTACTTGACAATACTATTAGTTTTGTTAACAACTCTTTTTGCTATTAATTTCATGTTTCTATAATCTATTTTTTTAGGAAATGCTACAAGAACAAGGTTCCTTTAT is from Helianthus annuus cultivar XRQ/B chromosome 9, HanXRQr2.0-SUNRISE, whole genome shotgun sequence and encodes:
- the LOC110877738 gene encoding phosphoglucan phosphatase DSP4, amyloplastic gives rise to the protein MNCLQNLPRSCNSIMSSRKFKFQSASHTCFVKLAMNHREKRLMNATAFRQICLMQATPSSTSGVSTEDTKESEEKSDIYSNNMTEAMGAVLTYRHELGMNYNFITPDLIVGSCLQTPADVDKLRSIGVKTIYCLQQNSDLEYFSVDIEAIREYASTFDDIEHLRAEIRDFDAFDLRLRLPCVVSKLHKAINRNGGIAYIHCTAGLGRAPGTALAYMFWVQDYKLNDALTLLLSKRSCFPKMDAIKSATVDILTGLKRKPVTLTWKGAECSSVEISGLDIGWGQRIPLKYIESQGSWTLHRDLPEGRYEYKYIVDGEWVTNKHELLTPVDDKGNINNYLQVSDDDPESLSTALWERLLSDDFDLTTDERQVVKQFLDDCPDAE